A genomic stretch from Canis lupus familiaris isolate Mischka breed German Shepherd chromosome 17, alternate assembly UU_Cfam_GSD_1.0, whole genome shotgun sequence includes:
- the VAMP5 gene encoding vesicle-associated membrane protein 5 has translation MAGKELERCQRQADEVTEIMLNNFDKVLERDGKLAELELRSDQLLDMSSAFSKTTKNLAQKKRWENVRCRIYLGLVVGIGLLIILIVLLVIFLPWSSGDSSAPHAQDAGAASGPGG, from the exons GCAGGGAAAGAGTTGGAACGATGCCAGCGGCAGGCGGATGAGGTGACAGAAATCATGCTCAACAACTTCGACAAGGTCCTGGAGCGCGATGGGAAACTGGCCGAGCTGGAGCTGCGTTCAGACCAACTGCTGGACATG AGCTCAGCCTTCAGCAAGACAACCAAAAACCTGGCCCAGAAGAAGCGCTGGGAGAATGTCCGTTGCCGGATCTACTTGGGGCTGGTGGTGGGCATTGGCCTGCTCATCATCCTGATTGTGCTACTGGTCATCTTTCTCCCGTGGAGCAGTGGGGACAGCAGTGCTCCACATGCCCAGGACGCCGGCGCTGCCTCAGGGCCTGGGGGCTGA